A stretch of the Massilia sp. W12 genome encodes the following:
- the polA gene encoding DNA polymerase I, with translation MENTLLLVDGSSYLYRAFHAMPDLRGPQGQPTGALKGIVNMLRSLRQDYPSAYLACVFDAKGKTFRDDLYPEYKAQRAPMPDDLRAQIEPIHAAVKAMGWPVLIVEQVEADDVIGTLAVQAAADGMQVVISTGDKDLAQLVNDKVYLINTMSGEKLDIEGVRNKFGVGPELIIDYLTLIGDTVDNVPGVAKCGPKTAVKWLQEYGNLDGVIAHADKIGGVVGGNLRAALDWLPMGRQLITVKTDCDLQGHMQDIRSSLQARPEDDAELLAFAAQYGVRIASPAAKAAVKAQAPAPAPAPVSGDLFPGAPLETQYETVLEPAHLEQWLARISAAQLTAFDTETTSLEPMHARLVGISLSVQAGAACYIPLAHQYPGAPQQIGVEAALQILRPWLESEQHHKVGQNLKYDAHVLANHGVNLRGIRHDTLLQSYVLESHKPHDMDSLSLRHLNRKTIKYEEVCGKGAQQIGFDQVEIERATAYAAEDADVTLQLHQALWPQLESARDAAGHGLRYVYEELELPTARVLLRMERNGVLIDAQELARQSQHLGETIMQLEQKAYELAGQPFNMNSPKQLGELLFGKLQLPVVKKTATGAPSTDEEVLQKLAEDYPLPKVLLEYRGLAKLKSTYTDKLPKMVNPDTGRVHTNYAQAVAVTGRLASNDPNLQNIPIRTAEGRRIRTAFVAAPGKHIVSADYSQIELRIMAHISQDANMLRAFAEGIDIHRATASEVFGIPPEQVSSEQRRYAKVINFGLIYGMGVFGLAQAMGVEREAAKNYIDRYFQRFAGVHEYMESTRREARARGYVETVFGRRLWLPEINSPNGPRRAGAERAAINAPMQGTAADLIKLAMRAVQDWLEQSRLETRMVMQVHDELVLETPEHELDLVKTELPRLMAGVAALRVPLLAEVGVGANWDQAH, from the coding sequence ATGGAAAATACTTTACTGTTGGTAGATGGGTCGAGTTACCTGTATCGCGCGTTTCACGCGATGCCGGATTTGCGCGGCCCGCAAGGCCAGCCCACCGGCGCATTGAAAGGCATCGTGAATATGCTGCGCAGCCTGCGTCAGGATTATCCGAGCGCCTATCTGGCCTGCGTGTTTGACGCCAAGGGCAAGACTTTCCGTGACGATCTCTATCCCGAATACAAAGCGCAGCGGGCGCCGATGCCGGATGATTTGCGCGCCCAGATCGAGCCGATTCACGCCGCTGTGAAAGCGATGGGCTGGCCGGTGTTGATTGTTGAACAGGTTGAGGCGGATGATGTGATCGGCACGCTGGCGGTGCAGGCGGCGGCGGATGGCATGCAGGTGGTGATTTCAACCGGCGATAAAGACTTGGCGCAACTGGTGAATGACAAGGTGTACTTGATCAACACCATGAGCGGGGAAAAGCTGGATATTGAAGGGGTGCGCAATAAATTCGGCGTTGGCCCGGAATTGATCATCGATTATCTGACTTTAATCGGCGACACCGTGGACAATGTGCCGGGGGTGGCCAAGTGCGGGCCGAAAACCGCCGTCAAATGGCTGCAGGAATATGGCAATCTGGATGGCGTGATCGCGCATGCCGACAAAATCGGCGGGGTGGTCGGCGGCAATCTGCGCGCCGCGCTGGACTGGCTGCCAATGGGGCGCCAATTGATCACCGTCAAGACCGATTGCGACTTGCAGGGACATATGCAAGATATTCGCAGCAGTTTGCAGGCGCGTCCCGAAGATGATGCGGAATTGCTGGCGTTTGCGGCGCAATACGGCGTGCGCATCGCCTCGCCGGCAGCCAAAGCCGCCGTCAAAGCGCAAGCGCCGGCCCCTGCGCCGGCGCCCGTCAGCGGCGACTTATTTCCCGGCGCGCCGCTCGAAACCCAATACGAAACGGTGCTGGAGCCGGCCCATCTGGAACAGTGGCTGGCGCGCATTTCTGCAGCGCAATTGACCGCGTTTGATACCGAAACCACTTCGCTGGAGCCGATGCATGCGCGCCTGGTCGGCATCTCGCTCTCAGTGCAAGCCGGCGCGGCTTGCTACATCCCGCTGGCGCATCAATATCCCGGCGCGCCGCAGCAAATCGGGGTGGAGGCCGCTTTACAGATTCTGCGCCCCTGGCTGGAGAGTGAGCAGCATCATAAAGTGGGACAGAATCTGAAATATGACGCGCATGTGCTGGCGAATCATGGCGTGAATTTGCGCGGCATCCGGCATGACACCTTGCTGCAATCGTATGTGCTGGAATCGCACAAACCGCACGATATGGACAGCCTGTCTTTGCGCCACTTGAATCGCAAAACCATCAAGTATGAAGAAGTGTGCGGCAAGGGGGCGCAGCAAATCGGCTTTGATCAGGTGGAGATTGAACGCGCCACCGCCTATGCGGCGGAAGATGCGGATGTCACCTTGCAACTGCATCAGGCTTTGTGGCCGCAGCTGGAGTCAGCGCGCGATGCCGCCGGCCATGGTTTGCGCTATGTGTACGAGGAACTTGAATTGCCGACCGCGCGCGTGCTCTTGCGCATGGAGCGCAACGGGGTCTTGATCGACGCGCAGGAATTGGCGCGCCAGTCGCAGCATTTGGGCGAAACCATTATGCAGCTGGAGCAAAAAGCGTATGAATTGGCGGGGCAGCCTTTTAATATGAATTCGCCCAAACAGCTGGGCGAATTGCTGTTTGGCAAATTGCAGTTGCCGGTAGTCAAAAAAACCGCCACCGGCGCACCTTCCACCGATGAGGAAGTGCTGCAAAAACTGGCTGAGGATTATCCCTTGCCCAAGGTGTTGCTGGAATATCGCGGCCTGGCTAAGTTGAAATCAACTTATACCGACAAATTGCCCAAAATGGTGAACCCGGACACGGGACGGGTGCATACCAATTATGCGCAGGCGGTGGCGGTGACAGGCCGGCTGGCTTCTAATGATCCGAATTTGCAGAATATCCCGATCCGCACAGCAGAGGGGCGGCGCATCCGCACCGCATTTGTGGCGGCGCCGGGCAAGCACATCGTGTCGGCTGACTATTCGCAAATCGAATTGCGCATCATGGCGCATATTTCACAGGACGCGAACATGCTGCGCGCCTTTGCGGAAGGCATTGATATTCACCGCGCCACCGCCAGCGAGGTCTTCGGCATTCCGCCGGAACAGGTCAGCAGCGAGCAGCGGCGCTATGCCAAAGTGATTAATTTCGGCTTGATTTATGGCATGGGCGTGTTTGGTTTGGCGCAAGCGATGGGCGTTGAGCGCGAGGCGGCGAAAAATTATATCGACCGTTATTTTCAGCGTTTCGCCGGTGTGCATGAATACATGGAAAGCACGCGCCGCGAAGCGCGCGCGCGCGGCTATGTGGAAACCGTATTCGGGCGCCGCCTGTGGTTGCCGGAAATCAATTCGCCGAATGGCCCGCGCCGCGCTGGCGCAGAACGTGCGGCGATTAATGCGCCGATGCAGGGTACTGCGGCGGATTTGATCAAGCTCGCCATGCGCGCGGTGCAAGATTGGCTGGAGCAAAGCCGGCTTGAGACGCGCATGGTGATGCAGGTGCACGATGAATTGGTGTTGGAGACGCCGGAGCATGAGTTGGATTTGGTGAAGACCGAATTGCCGCGTTTGATGGCAGGCGTGGCGGCTTTGCGCGTGCCTCTGCTGGCGGAAGTGGGGGTGGGCGCGAATTGGGATCAGGCGCACTGA